In a genomic window of Candidatus Hadarchaeales archaeon:
- a CDS encoding arginine decarboxylase, pyruvoyl-dependent, translating to MWTTPKRFALVSASAEGPFELVALDNALRKAGVGELNLIPVSSILPQGCVLSELPSLPPGTLTPVVISKICSSTPGQKIAAALGVAMSENSHGMISEYHDIGVSERTAGKTAEAMVKYMMEERGLEPTKVTSVSAGHVVKHHGAAVAIAVFLP from the coding sequence GTGTGGACTACTCCAAAGAGGTTCGCACTGGTTTCGGCTAGTGCTGAAGGACCCTTTGAGCTAGTGGCCTTGGACAATGCTTTGAGGAAGGCGGGGGTAGGGGAGCTCAACCTCATTCCCGTATCCAGCATCCTCCCCCAAGGTTGTGTCCTTTCCGAGCTTCCCTCCCTTCCACCGGGGACCCTCACACCGGTGGTCATTTCGAAGATCTGTAGCTCCACCCCCGGTCAGAAAATAGCCGCTGCCCTAGGGGTGGCCATGAGCGAGAATTCCCATGGCATGATTTCCGAATACCACGATATCGGGGTCTCGGAAAGGACGGCCGGTAAGACTGCAGAGGCCATGGTGAAATACATGATGGAGGAAAGGGGATTAGAACCCACTAAGGTCACTTCCGTTTCAGCAGGTCACGTGGTGAAGCATCACGGGGCAGCAGTGGCCATAGCCGTCTTCCTTCCCTAA
- a CDS encoding AMP phosphorylase has protein sequence MTPIFTVRPIEMESGYNLILLHERDAEELGLYVGDRVKLSTPSSSVVAAVNLTGKMVERGEVGTLLEVSRGLGLKKGDRVTVSPLPPPPSVEAIRKKMEGKRLTHEEIGEIIRDIVQNNLTPTEISAFVVAEYTRGMSMEEIVSLTLHMVETGEKLRLERGPVVDVHSIGGVPGNKYALVTVPLAVAGGLTVPKTSSRAITSAAGTADVMEVLANVSFSLGEIKEIVERVGGIIAWGGSVNLAPADDLLIRTERVLRIDPPCQMLASVMAKKLAEGAQYILIDLPTGPGAKVREMEEARSLAQDFMELGRRLRVRVEVALTYGGQPLGRTVGPALEAREALEALRGEGPNSLREKALSLAGVMLEMGGKAPLGRGKEVAWELLKSGKAEAKMREMIEAQGGDPKVKPEDLPVGDKRFTVEAPLDGYVTHIYNERITAIACAAGAPRSKGAGVKLFVKRGHKVNRGEKLFEIYAEHEGKLEEALKVVSRSFPMRIEGMMLERLTDRPREW, from the coding sequence ATGACACCCATCTTCACGGTTAGACCCATCGAGATGGAATCAGGATACAACCTGATCCTCCTCCACGAACGTGATGCAGAAGAGCTGGGGCTTTATGTCGGAGATAGGGTAAAGCTCTCCACCCCCTCCTCCTCGGTGGTGGCGGCCGTGAACCTCACGGGAAAGATGGTGGAAAGGGGGGAAGTGGGAACCCTGCTGGAGGTCTCGAGGGGATTGGGATTGAAGAAGGGGGATAGGGTAACGGTCTCTCCCCTTCCCCCTCCCCCTTCGGTTGAGGCCATAAGGAAGAAGATGGAGGGAAAGCGTCTCACGCATGAAGAAATAGGGGAAATAATCAGGGACATCGTCCAAAACAACCTCACCCCCACGGAGATTTCCGCCTTCGTGGTGGCGGAATACACGAGGGGAATGTCCATGGAGGAGATAGTTTCCCTTACCCTTCACATGGTGGAGACGGGAGAAAAATTGAGGCTGGAGAGGGGACCGGTGGTGGATGTTCATAGCATAGGAGGGGTCCCGGGGAACAAGTATGCACTGGTGACGGTTCCCTTGGCAGTGGCGGGGGGTTTGACCGTACCCAAGACCAGCAGCAGGGCCATCACGAGTGCCGCTGGCACGGCCGATGTGATGGAGGTTCTAGCCAACGTGAGTTTCAGTCTGGGAGAAATCAAGGAGATCGTGGAAAGGGTGGGAGGAATAATCGCTTGGGGGGGTTCAGTCAATCTAGCCCCAGCCGATGATCTCCTGATAAGGACCGAGCGGGTATTGCGTATCGATCCACCCTGCCAGATGTTGGCGAGCGTGATGGCCAAGAAGCTGGCAGAGGGAGCCCAGTACATCCTCATAGATTTGCCCACAGGCCCCGGTGCGAAGGTGAGGGAAATGGAAGAGGCACGTTCGCTAGCCCAGGATTTCATGGAACTGGGAAGGAGGTTACGCGTGAGGGTGGAGGTGGCCCTGACCTATGGTGGTCAGCCGTTGGGGAGGACGGTTGGTCCGGCCTTGGAGGCTAGGGAGGCCCTGGAAGCCCTTAGGGGTGAAGGTCCCAACAGCCTAAGGGAGAAGGCACTGAGCCTGGCGGGTGTGATGCTGGAGATGGGGGGGAAAGCCCCGCTCGGAAGGGGGAAAGAGGTGGCTTGGGAGCTCTTGAAATCGGGAAAGGCGGAGGCCAAGATGAGGGAAATGATCGAGGCCCAGGGAGGAGATCCCAAGGTGAAGCCCGAGGACCTCCCAGTGGGGGATAAAAGGTTCACGGTGGAGGCTCCTCTCGATGGCTATGTTACCCATATCTACAACGAGAGGATCACGGCCATAGCCTGTGCGGCGGGAGCGCCAAGGAGTAAGGGAGCAGGAGTGAAACTCTTCGTGAAAAGAGGGCATAAAGTTAATAGGGGGGAAAAGTTGTTTGAAATTTATGCAGAACATGAGGGCAAGCTCGAGGAGGCGTTGAAGGTGGTCTCGCGCAGTTTCCCGATGAGGATAGAGGGAATGATGCTGGAAAGACTCACGGACAGACCGAGGGAGTGGTAG
- a CDS encoding chorismate mutase: MSAPERKGKGLEELRAEIDEIDRQLVGLLARRMELAEEIARVKELEGRPLRDERREAEVIERARKMAKELRLDPEIAETVMRVIISRSTQKQAERLRGPEWWEHLNRVFREYPAQLQVAKVLFSHGLRVGEGGKVMCKNLRVPSVQVAKEAGVDRRTVETTAMTLLGDEKLGPLFSNLEPFPYLKTVAHHLGLGVVEITAEDATKPGILHEVAEVLSKFKVSVRQVVADDPYLVPFPKITIVTDQPLKGKVIEELRALPSVHSVIVY, translated from the coding sequence GTGTCCGCTCCCGAACGAAAGGGGAAGGGACTGGAAGAATTGAGGGCGGAGATAGACGAAATAGATCGTCAGCTCGTGGGGCTTTTGGCCCGCAGAATGGAACTGGCGGAGGAAATAGCGAGGGTGAAGGAGTTGGAAGGAAGACCCCTGAGGGATGAGAGGAGAGAAGCCGAGGTAATAGAAAGGGCCAGAAAAATGGCCAAGGAGCTCCGTTTGGACCCGGAGATCGCCGAGACCGTCATGAGGGTGATCATTTCCCGATCCACCCAAAAACAAGCCGAGAGGCTTCGTGGGCCCGAGTGGTGGGAGCACCTCAACAGGGTCTTCAGGGAATATCCCGCCCAGCTCCAGGTAGCGAAGGTTCTCTTCTCCCATGGTCTAAGGGTGGGGGAGGGGGGAAAGGTCATGTGCAAGAACTTGAGGGTACCCTCCGTGCAGGTGGCGAAGGAGGCAGGAGTGGACAGGAGGACCGTGGAAACTACGGCCATGACCCTCCTCGGGGATGAGAAACTTGGTCCCCTCTTCTCCAACCTCGAACCCTTTCCCTACCTCAAAACCGTGGCGCACCACCTGGGGTTGGGGGTGGTGGAGATCACGGCGGAGGATGCCACCAAACCAGGTATCCTCCACGAGGTGGCGGAAGTCCTTTCTAAGTTCAAGGTGAGCGTGAGGCAGGTGGTGGCAGACGATCCCTACCTCGTTCCCTTTCCCAAGATCACGATAGTAACCGACCAACCCCTGAAGGGAAAGGTCATAGAGGAGCTCAGGGCTTTGCCCAGCGTGCACAGCGTGATCGTTTACTAG
- a CDS encoding shikimate kinase produces the protein MGWERLRGRASACGSATVINALSTGKGGAFAVELRVEAEVELIEGGKGVKGEVRGARESPSLVERCVRKVLEREGLWGEYGARVKTTAGVPIAVGLSSSSAASNAAVLATFDALGKKPKAREVLELAIQASLEEGVTLTGAFDDAAASYLGGGVLTDNLRRRILRRFEVDPELEVLVHLPPHKLYTSQVRRETLRPIVGMVEQLHRQALLGNIWGAMTVNGLLYAQVLGHDPSVALEALSLGALAAGLTGKGPATVAVCEPSKTRRIKEAWERREGRVLLTRPSPEGARVG, from the coding sequence GTGGGGTGGGAGAGGTTGAGGGGGAGGGCTTCTGCCTGTGGTTCTGCCACCGTGATAAATGCCCTCTCAACGGGAAAGGGAGGGGCCTTTGCCGTGGAGCTTAGGGTGGAAGCGGAGGTGGAACTGATAGAGGGTGGGAAGGGGGTAAAGGGAGAGGTGAGGGGGGCTAGGGAAAGCCCCTCGTTGGTGGAGAGATGCGTGAGGAAAGTCTTGGAAAGGGAGGGTTTGTGGGGGGAGTATGGGGCGAGGGTAAAGACGACAGCAGGGGTCCCCATTGCGGTGGGACTCTCCAGCAGCAGTGCCGCCAGTAATGCTGCGGTGCTGGCCACCTTCGATGCCTTGGGAAAGAAACCCAAGGCGAGGGAGGTTCTCGAACTGGCCATTCAGGCTTCGTTGGAGGAGGGTGTGACCCTTACGGGTGCCTTCGACGATGCCGCCGCTTCTTACTTGGGGGGAGGGGTATTGACGGATAACCTGAGGAGGAGGATCCTCAGGAGGTTTGAGGTCGATCCCGAGCTGGAGGTACTCGTCCACCTTCCTCCCCACAAACTCTACACCTCCCAGGTGAGGAGGGAGACCTTAAGGCCGATAGTTGGAATGGTGGAACAGCTGCATCGCCAAGCCCTGCTGGGAAACATCTGGGGGGCCATGACGGTGAACGGCCTCTTGTATGCACAGGTGCTGGGGCATGATCCCTCCGTGGCCCTCGAAGCCCTCTCCTTGGGAGCTTTGGCGGCAGGGCTCACGGGGAAGGGTCCAGCCACCGTGGCAGTTTGCGAGCCCTCCAAGACACGACGTATAAAGGAGGCTTGGGAAAGGAGGGAGGGTAGGGTGCTTTTAACCCGGCCCTCCCCGGAAGGGGCGAGGGTGGGGTAG
- the aroC gene encoding chorismate synthase: protein MGSLFGRKFRVMTFGESHGPAVGVVVEGVPAGLPLREEDIQKELDRRRPGQSPVSSPRQERDRVEILSGVFQGKTTGAPLCLMVRNEGADSSAYEQVRTKPRPGHADLTYFLKYGYVDWRGGGRSSGRETVGRVAAGAVAKLLLSFEGVEVLGHTLEAAGIRVEREVEDWEIRENVERNPMRCADPEVAKRMEEAVLECARLGDSTGGVVEVRAIGVPPGLGDPVFNKLDADIAHAMMSIGGVKAVEIGEGTKFARMRGSEANDPIVLREGRITTLTNKAGGILGGISVGTPIVVRLTVKPTPSISLPQRTVDLERMEETVLELRGRFDPNLCPRVVPVAEAMLAMVLVDHMLLAGKLHPDRWGGRG from the coding sequence ATGGGGAGTCTGTTCGGCAGGAAGTTCAGGGTCATGACCTTTGGGGAATCCCATGGTCCAGCCGTGGGGGTGGTGGTGGAGGGAGTACCGGCGGGTCTTCCCCTACGGGAGGAGGATATCCAGAAGGAGCTGGATAGGAGGAGGCCAGGACAGAGTCCCGTGAGTAGTCCTAGGCAGGAAAGGGACAGGGTGGAAATCCTTTCCGGAGTCTTCCAAGGCAAGACCACAGGTGCACCCCTTTGTCTGATGGTGAGGAATGAAGGGGCGGATTCCTCTGCCTACGAGCAGGTGAGGACGAAACCCCGTCCGGGGCATGCCGATTTGACCTACTTCCTGAAGTACGGATATGTGGACTGGAGGGGAGGGGGTAGATCGTCGGGGAGGGAAACCGTTGGGAGGGTGGCGGCGGGAGCGGTGGCCAAGCTCCTCCTCTCCTTCGAGGGGGTGGAGGTCCTGGGGCACACCCTTGAGGCCGCGGGGATAAGGGTGGAAAGGGAGGTGGAGGATTGGGAGATAAGGGAGAACGTGGAGCGCAATCCCATGAGATGCGCCGATCCGGAGGTTGCCAAAAGGATGGAGGAGGCCGTGCTCGAATGTGCCAGACTGGGGGATAGCACGGGAGGGGTGGTGGAAGTCAGGGCCATAGGGGTTCCTCCCGGGCTGGGGGATCCCGTCTTCAACAAGCTGGATGCGGACATAGCCCATGCCATGATGTCCATAGGAGGGGTGAAAGCGGTGGAAATTGGGGAGGGGACGAAGTTCGCCAGGATGAGGGGTTCGGAGGCCAACGATCCCATCGTGCTCAGGGAAGGAAGGATCACCACCCTCACCAACAAGGCAGGGGGAATCTTGGGTGGGATAAGTGTGGGTACCCCCATCGTGGTTCGTCTGACGGTCAAGCCCACTCCCTCGATTTCCCTCCCCCAGCGTACGGTGGATTTGGAGAGAATGGAAGAGACGGTGTTGGAGTTGAGGGGGAGGTTCGACCCCAACCTCTGCCCGAGGGTAGTGCCCGTGGCGGAAGCCATGCTGGCCATGGTGCTGGTGGATCACATGCTCTTGGCGGGGAAGCTCCATCCGGATAGGTGGGGTGGGAGAGGTTGA
- the aroA gene encoding 3-phosphoshikimate 1-carboxyvinyltransferase, which translates to MSILLVRPSKLEGEVRAPPSKSYTHRAATLALLAEGESRILNPLESLDTGATLEACELLGGEVSVLEGREWRIRGTEGELKPRTKLIDAKNSGTTLRLMTAVASHSPSLIRLTGDESLRRRPMGPLVEALKELGVEARCEGEGGRPPVVVGGGMVGGEVEITGEVSSQFISALLLSCPYAEEEVKLTVVGKLRSRPYIELTLSLLEKVGARIRRDTRLTEFRIPGGQLFRPLSLSIPGDYSSAAFVLGAGALVGSEVKVSNLDPQDPQGDRAIVKLLEEFGAEVEFGDHTLTVRGAEKLEGMEVDCGDHPDLVPILAVLGSVAEGRTVLTNIPHLRLKETDRLHALSSELRKMGAEVKELPDELRIRGVKKLKGARVNSFGDHRMAMALAVAGLVAEGTTVVEGAESIPVSYPSFVWDMKRLGAKMEYL; encoded by the coding sequence ATGTCAATCCTCCTCGTTCGTCCTTCGAAGCTCGAGGGAGAAGTTAGGGCCCCTCCCTCGAAAAGCTATACCCACCGGGCGGCCACCCTCGCCCTCCTGGCAGAGGGGGAAAGCAGGATACTGAATCCCCTCGAGAGCTTAGACACGGGAGCCACCCTCGAGGCCTGCGAGTTGCTCGGTGGGGAGGTTTCGGTTTTGGAGGGTAGGGAGTGGAGGATAAGGGGTACCGAGGGCGAGCTCAAACCCCGTACCAAGCTCATAGATGCGAAGAACTCCGGTACCACCCTCAGACTCATGACGGCCGTGGCCTCCCATTCCCCCTCCCTCATCAGACTCACAGGCGACGAATCCCTGAGGAGACGTCCAATGGGTCCTTTGGTGGAGGCCCTCAAGGAGCTGGGGGTGGAGGCGAGATGCGAGGGGGAGGGGGGAAGACCACCGGTCGTGGTGGGGGGAGGGATGGTGGGTGGGGAAGTGGAGATTACGGGGGAGGTCAGTTCCCAGTTCATCTCGGCCCTCCTCCTTTCCTGTCCTTATGCCGAGGAGGAGGTGAAACTCACCGTGGTGGGGAAGCTACGTTCCCGTCCTTACATAGAGCTCACCCTTTCCCTCCTGGAAAAAGTCGGTGCTAGGATCAGGAGGGATACGAGGCTTACCGAATTCAGGATCCCTGGTGGACAGCTCTTCCGTCCGCTTTCCCTCTCCATTCCCGGAGACTACTCGTCGGCAGCTTTCGTGTTGGGAGCGGGGGCTTTGGTGGGCTCAGAAGTAAAGGTGAGCAACTTGGATCCCCAAGATCCCCAAGGGGATAGGGCCATCGTGAAGTTGTTGGAAGAATTCGGGGCTGAGGTGGAGTTCGGGGACCATACCCTCACCGTGAGGGGGGCGGAAAAGTTGGAGGGGATGGAGGTTGATTGCGGAGATCATCCCGACTTAGTACCCATCTTGGCCGTGCTCGGATCCGTGGCGGAGGGAAGGACGGTCCTCACCAACATCCCCCATCTCCGCTTGAAGGAGACGGACAGGCTCCATGCCCTCTCCTCCGAGCTCAGGAAAATGGGGGCTGAGGTGAAGGAGCTTCCGGACGAACTCAGGATAAGGGGGGTTAAGAAGCTCAAAGGTGCCAGAGTAAACTCCTTTGGAGATCATAGGATGGCCATGGCTTTGGCGGTGGCTGGTTTGGTGGCAGAGGGGACCACCGTGGTGGAGGGGGCGGAGTCCATACCCGTTTCCTATCCTTCCTTCGTTTGGGACATGAAGAGACTCGGGGCCAAAATGGAATACCTTTAG
- the dnaJ gene encoding molecular chaperone DnaJ gives MKDYYEILGVSRNASKEEIKRAYRELAMKYHPDRNKSPEAEEKFKEISEAYAVLSDDQKRAEYDRWGHVGFTGRYSTEDLLRDFDFDLLRGFGFSDLDRIFEIFFGKRERGGRDLVGEVELELEEVAFGGEKEVEVERMEECSSCSGSGAAPGGLRICGSCGGSGWKEFTRNLGTLFTSVRTSCQACGGVGKVVVKPCGECRGSGRVVRKKKVRVRIPPGVEEGSVLRVRGEGERGERGPPGDLYLTVKIKKHPLFERVGSDLLYELPLTLPQAALGCTVEVPTLRGKTTLRIPPGTQCGHIFRIRREGMPRPEGGRGDLQVRVVIKVPTHLTEEQKRYLREYERIFGS, from the coding sequence ATGAAGGACTACTACGAAATCTTGGGCGTCAGCAGGAACGCCAGCAAGGAGGAAATAAAGAGGGCCTACAGGGAGCTGGCGATGAAGTACCATCCCGACAGGAACAAATCACCCGAGGCGGAGGAGAAGTTCAAGGAAATTTCTGAAGCCTATGCCGTTCTTTCCGATGACCAGAAGAGGGCGGAATACGATAGGTGGGGACATGTGGGTTTCACGGGAAGGTACAGCACGGAGGATTTGCTCAGGGATTTCGACTTCGATCTCCTGAGGGGCTTCGGTTTTTCCGATCTGGACCGCATCTTCGAGATCTTCTTCGGGAAGAGGGAAAGGGGTGGAAGGGATTTGGTGGGGGAGGTGGAGTTGGAGTTGGAAGAAGTGGCCTTTGGAGGTGAAAAGGAGGTGGAAGTGGAAAGGATGGAGGAGTGTTCTTCCTGTTCCGGTTCCGGGGCTGCTCCTGGCGGTCTTCGGATCTGCGGGTCCTGTGGTGGATCGGGATGGAAGGAGTTCACTAGGAATCTGGGAACCCTCTTCACCAGTGTGAGGACCTCCTGTCAGGCGTGCGGAGGGGTGGGAAAGGTAGTGGTGAAACCATGTGGGGAATGCAGGGGTTCGGGTAGGGTGGTGAGAAAGAAAAAGGTCAGGGTGAGGATTCCCCCGGGCGTGGAGGAAGGTTCCGTGCTTAGGGTGAGGGGAGAAGGTGAAAGGGGAGAAAGGGGTCCGCCGGGCGACCTCTACCTCACCGTGAAAATCAAAAAACATCCACTGTTCGAGCGTGTAGGGAGCGACCTCCTCTACGAGCTTCCTTTGACCCTTCCCCAAGCGGCCTTGGGATGCACGGTGGAGGTGCCCACCCTCAGGGGAAAAACCACCCTCCGCATTCCTCCCGGAACCCAGTGCGGTCATATCTTCAGGATCAGGAGGGAAGGAATGCCCAGACCTGAGGGGGGAAGGGGGGATTTACAGGTGAGGGTGGTGATCAAGGTGCCCACCCATCTGACGGAGGAACAGAAGAGGTACCTGAGGGAGTACGAGAGGATCTTCGGTTCCTAG